The Mycolicibacterium smegmatis genome has a window encoding:
- the oxc gene encoding oxalyl-CoA decarboxylase: MNTAPLMTESVPGTSPVTDGAHVLVDALKLNGVETLYGVVGIPITDVARVAQAQGLRYIGFRHESDAGHAAAAAGFLTKKPGFCLTVSAPGFLNGLVALANATTNCFPMVQISGSSDRHIVDLQRGDYEEMDQLAAAKPFAKAAFRVNRAADIGLAVARAIRTASSGRPGGVYLDIPAAVLGEVIDAGAAAASLRTVVDAAPEQLPSPRAVDRAVALLAAARRPLVVLGKGAAYAQADKTIRNFLESTGLPFLPMSMAKGLLPDTHPQSVASARSMTLRDADVVLLVGARLNWLLGHGEPPQFSRDVKFIQVDIDPGELDSNAPIAAPLVGDIGSVIEALAERAQFIDAPAPWREQLAERKARNAESMAKRLAADPRPMRFHGALRAIRDVLRDRPDVYVVNEGANALDLARNVIDMAVPRHRLDSGTWGVMGVGMGYAIAAAVEGSGPVVAIEGDSAFGFSAMELETICRYRLPVVVVVLNNGGVYRGDGHNPASDDPSPTTLMPAARHDRLIEAFGGTGHHVTTPAELGAALTEALASGGPALIDCVIDPADGTESGHLTQLNPAVVGHHPATN, translated from the coding sequence ATGAACACCGCACCGCTGATGACCGAGTCGGTCCCGGGGACCTCCCCCGTCACCGACGGCGCCCACGTGCTGGTCGATGCGCTCAAGCTCAACGGGGTCGAGACACTTTACGGCGTGGTCGGCATCCCGATCACCGACGTGGCGCGGGTGGCACAGGCACAAGGCCTGCGCTACATCGGCTTCCGGCACGAGAGCGACGCCGGGCATGCCGCCGCCGCAGCGGGGTTCCTGACGAAGAAGCCGGGTTTCTGCCTCACGGTCTCCGCGCCCGGGTTCCTCAACGGCCTGGTCGCGTTGGCCAATGCCACCACGAATTGCTTTCCTATGGTGCAGATCTCCGGGTCCAGCGACCGACACATCGTCGACCTGCAGCGCGGTGACTACGAGGAGATGGATCAGCTCGCCGCAGCGAAACCTTTCGCCAAGGCGGCCTTTCGCGTCAACCGCGCCGCCGACATCGGTCTGGCGGTCGCCAGGGCCATCCGCACCGCGTCGTCCGGCCGGCCCGGCGGCGTGTACCTCGACATCCCGGCCGCGGTCCTGGGTGAGGTGATCGACGCCGGTGCCGCAGCAGCGTCGCTGCGCACCGTCGTCGACGCCGCACCCGAGCAGTTGCCGTCGCCAAGGGCCGTCGACCGTGCGGTCGCGCTGCTCGCAGCGGCCCGACGACCTCTCGTGGTGCTCGGCAAGGGCGCGGCATATGCGCAGGCGGACAAAACGATTCGCAACTTCCTCGAATCGACGGGCCTGCCGTTCCTGCCGATGTCGATGGCCAAGGGCCTGCTGCCGGACACGCATCCGCAGTCGGTGGCCTCGGCCCGGTCGATGACGCTGCGCGACGCCGACGTGGTCCTGCTGGTCGGTGCCCGCTTGAATTGGCTTCTGGGGCACGGCGAACCGCCGCAGTTCAGCCGCGACGTCAAGTTCATCCAGGTCGACATCGATCCGGGTGAACTGGACAGCAACGCGCCGATCGCCGCACCGCTGGTAGGCGACATAGGCTCGGTGATCGAGGCGCTCGCCGAGCGCGCCCAGTTCATCGACGCCCCGGCACCGTGGCGCGAGCAACTGGCCGAACGCAAGGCCCGCAACGCCGAGTCCATGGCGAAGCGGCTGGCCGCCGACCCGCGGCCCATGCGCTTCCACGGTGCGCTGCGGGCCATCCGTGATGTGCTGCGCGACCGTCCCGACGTCTACGTCGTCAACGAGGGTGCCAACGCACTCGACCTGGCACGCAACGTGATCGACATGGCGGTGCCGCGGCACCGGCTCGACAGCGGCACGTGGGGTGTCATGGGCGTCGGCATGGGGTACGCGATCGCGGCCGCGGTCGAGGGCAGTGGACCGGTCGTCGCGATCGAAGGCGACAGCGCGTTCGGGTTCAGCGCCATGGAGCTCGAGACGATCTGCCGCTACCGCCTGCCCGTGGTGGTCGTCGTGCTCAACAACGGCGGCGTGTACCGCGGCGACGGGCACAACCCGGCGTCTGACGACCCGTCACCTACCACGCTGATGCCTGCGGCGCGTCACGACCGGCTGATCGAGGCCTTCGGCGGCACAGGTCATCACGTCACCACACCCGCCGAACTCGGTGCGGCCCTGACCGAGGCGCTGGCCTCCGGCGGGCCGGCCCTGATCGACTGCGTGATCGATCCGGCCGACGGCACCGAGAGCGGTCACCTGACGCAATTGAACCCGGCGGTCGTGGGCCACCATCCCGCCACCAATTGA
- a CDS encoding SDR family oxidoreductase, producing the protein MTQRVAIITGASGGIGHDVAVRLARAGMAVAVHYAGNRDRAQQTADEITALGGAATVVTADVADEQQVAALFDEVESEFGGVDVVVNTAGIMTLAPLAELDLADLDRMLRTNVRGTFAVSQQAARRVRAGGAIINFSTSVTKIAAPTYTAYAATKGAVDAMTLILAKEMRGRDVTVNAVAPGPTATPLYFEGKPQEVIDRAKAAPPLERLGEPADIAEIVAFLAGPARWVNGQVIYANGGVV; encoded by the coding sequence ATGACCCAGCGCGTAGCCATCATCACCGGAGCATCCGGCGGTATCGGCCATGACGTCGCAGTGCGGTTGGCACGTGCGGGGATGGCTGTGGCCGTGCACTATGCCGGCAACCGCGACCGTGCACAGCAGACCGCCGACGAGATCACGGCCCTGGGCGGGGCCGCGACGGTCGTGACCGCCGACGTGGCCGACGAGCAGCAGGTCGCCGCGCTCTTCGATGAGGTGGAATCGGAGTTCGGCGGCGTCGACGTCGTGGTGAACACCGCGGGCATCATGACGCTCGCGCCACTCGCCGAACTCGATCTGGCCGACCTCGACCGTATGTTGCGCACCAACGTGCGCGGTACGTTCGCCGTCAGCCAGCAGGCCGCGCGCCGTGTCCGCGCGGGCGGGGCCATCATCAACTTCTCGACGTCGGTCACCAAGATCGCGGCGCCCACCTACACGGCCTACGCCGCCACCAAGGGCGCCGTCGACGCCATGACGCTGATCCTCGCCAAGGAGATGCGCGGACGCGACGTCACGGTCAATGCCGTCGCGCCGGGACCCACGGCCACCCCGCTGTACTTCGAGGGCAAGCCTCAGGAGGTCATCGACCGCGCCAAGGCCGCGCCGCCGCTGGAACGCCTCGGCGAACCCGCCGACATCGCCGAGATCGTCGCGTTCCTCGCCGGCCCGGCACGGTGGGTCAACGGGCAGGTGATCTACGCCAACGGCGGTGTTGTGTGA